A stretch of Desulfarculaceae bacterium DNA encodes these proteins:
- a CDS encoding tetratricopeptide repeat protein encodes MNTDVVRLQLIALMISCLAVLVCGQAALASSPLSLPEDLVSAAKVTADEINRSSAHLPKKNSDQNQSIGSTTATKSPFSLPDNRQQADKQSLSSRPEFDLPKKNSDQNQPLGSTTATKSPFSLPVNQQQADKQSLSSRPDFALPKKNSDQYQPVGNTSATDSPFPQPDTQQQTDGQSISSEPEAPDAEQLVAKGVELARAGKWREAGQAFQAATEADRGNAAAWCDLGLALSRLGKTQKAVAAYEQALQADPGFALAHKNLALALEHIGQYAKAVNSYEQYLRFKPDAEDARQVRARAKWLKQHKIK; translated from the coding sequence ATGAACACCGACGTTGTGCGGCTTCAGCTGATTGCCCTTATGATATCCTGCCTGGCCGTGCTGGTATGCGGCCAGGCGGCCCTTGCAAGTTCGCCCCTCTCTCTGCCGGAAGATCTGGTATCCGCCGCAAAAGTCACCGCCGATGAAATTAATAGATCGTCCGCTCACCTGCCCAAGAAAAATAGTGATCAAAATCAGTCCATTGGCAGCACCACCGCCACCAAATCGCCTTTCTCGCTGCCTGACAACCGGCAGCAGGCCGACAAGCAATCCCTAAGCAGCAGACCCGAATTTGACCTTCCCAAGAAAAATAGTGATCAAAATCAGCCTCTAGGCAGCACCACCGCCACCAAATCGCCTTTCTCTCTGCCTGTCAACCAGCAGCAGGCCGACAAGCAATCCCTAAGCAGCAGACCCGACTTTGCCCTGCCCAAGAAAAATAGTGATCAATATCAGCCTGTGGGCAACACCAGCGCCACCGACTCGCCTTTCCCTCAGCCTGATACCCAGCAGCAGACCGACGGGCAATCCATAAGCAGCGAACCCGAAGCCCCTGATGCGGAACAATTGGTGGCCAAGGGCGTAGAACTGGCCCGGGCGGGCAAATGGCGAGAGGCGGGGCAAGCCTTCCAAGCAGCTACCGAGGCCGACCGGGGCAATGCCGCCGCTTGGTGCGATCTGGGCCTGGCCTTGAGTCGCCTCGGAAAAACTCAAAAGGCGGTGGCCGCCTATGAGCAGGCGTTGCAAGCCGATCCAGGCTTTGCCTTGGCCCACAAAAATCTGGCTCTGGCCTTGGAGCACATCGGGCAATATGCCAAAGCGGTCAACTCCTATGAACAATACTTGCGTTTCAAACCGGATGCGGAAGACGCCCGTCAGGTGAGAGCCAGGGCCAAGTGGCTGAAGCAGCACAAGATCAAATAA
- a CDS encoding SH3 domain-containing protein, producing the protein MRIKIFLSLLVIVLLSVLGGCAQTNKAIDSLQEALTPTQTKNKPTPKLAAGSYFVHAWALNLRKCPGSQCRIITVLKRGQEVSASEWKAGWIKVSLVDSQKQGWVAARYLGAEKPLTRARRSDENAGPAPEPPPPAGELAPAVSSPPAVKGELAN; encoded by the coding sequence ATGCGCATTAAAATCTTTCTCTCGCTGCTTGTGATCGTCTTGTTGTCGGTTCTCGGAGGATGCGCTCAGACAAACAAGGCCATCGATTCCTTGCAGGAGGCCCTTACCCCCACGCAGACCAAGAACAAGCCAACGCCCAAACTGGCCGCGGGGTCTTATTTCGTGCATGCATGGGCGCTTAACCTGCGCAAATGCCCCGGCAGCCAGTGCCGCATAATAACTGTTCTGAAACGAGGCCAGGAAGTTAGCGCCAGCGAATGGAAGGCAGGCTGGATCAAGGTTTCCCTTGTGGACAGCCAGAAACAGGGCTGGGTAGCCGCGCGCTATCTGGGAGCTGAAAAACCTCTGACCAGAGCTAGGCGTTCCGACGAAAATGCTGGCCCTGCCCCGGAGCCGCCACCGCCTGCGGGGGAGTTAGCCCCCGCCGTTTCGTCTCCACCCGCCGTGAAGGGTGAACTGGCCAATTGA